The following proteins come from a genomic window of Brachionichthys hirsutus isolate HB-005 chromosome 20, CSIRO-AGI_Bhir_v1, whole genome shotgun sequence:
- the LOC137909660 gene encoding beta/gamma crystallin domain-containing protein 1-like: MFTSYVKNLNDMVFSTAESSEEQPSPGVLGRIGSWLSPWRARTPNSPTETSPTTKPEGEEEGEGSARPQAGERRSEEEEEEQSADPNRSGDVLPHKEDDARESAHTERSSPETAEGGPTGEEFVWSRSERGERKEREESSHGMSESGTPEKNTSHLTHPSSSSEQGVACDLSQTQAQTGRKLHVYLEETSVIQCGQEVHVGQQVVHTTVTKSLEIPRKSPSGLDSTACPGSSSEDKKRINVNPVFGTESKSSQFESAKEQTGGDSMGRKNGRKKARKNPQGDGNRGLPKAKPVPDGFPPSDNSLSGTEAKSPKTVKGESPLNSSSKRSSASELSPERQEGKTSCLDAAKPRGKFQDTGPVRAASLECAVDGPANMEDEDSFHQAEDKAAAPESKRRSIKVSRSEVKLFTKTKPVPEGGKRDANTKSLTKAKEPPTEPEARPRDSRTRTEDLKPETGRITDKIRLFERSSKQQTFQMPRSVDASPVRKVTDRLKADFMFPEQRSKSAERYDKARSNSSSPGRAQPLTIKERTRNFIESGRTDTRTAPPPKAATTGTSQERPVFTSKSQRANNRGKPANREETESKTASEATPEPEERDAAPSGRKTSESDEKAKDVAASQTAAKGQETTRIEAHVLDKGSDPSVEPTSSISQQSKAHSRPGSRSKRRKSCEPNSETEPDQSAGRPAAAPARRRGDGIKETASAPKRTDDEAKGSSPEQPSASGEEKTSQTELKAFDQQSEASVSKPEPGGLVGEDEPDTKVPHILPPTGGDGLFSLERGQVNSETEKRQPLPPPPPPNEEQESPIRHPTLGTEFKSENKIMAPNKSGQTEPPRPKETELMSQADSKAVDKGKTNQSAMKGKEKPQQLQPSDTIIPVPDGEQVASGTEGGVGGVDERQEKSRLVTDKGKPQTSPTGLASEFSERTSSRLPPETAREEQRRTRGDEEPLIGRTAVVRAETQTESVSVEKSAHAPDESRTGGANGANAAAEGPATNGAPAPLDKKPVGSSEKELGLQKPTSVSASQSVCSDRALKDDERKTSAPSEVTISGETAEAAFVEASKDLQSADDTASVNAAGTAGRRPADGAAVEKTDETTQRSPIKEESLVRNGALFPRPDLQTVTKRPPKSQTPRAPASPEAEKLFADSIQLSSMKWGLGKDDSATQDVPSSWLDLDFPKQKLKVSAPKLSSSGSESNLLDTSGELDDEDFVEKIKKLCAPFSLPPRKHYPLRPPQPPFVMPAIKEDRFEKTFDPEEFMFGLRKKNKFSIDSTPSQLAKLQNSQAKSGLKPARASLADRSILLSSLDFHSRLKDKDEDGVKEEKEQVKVKSRLEGSCVLSSLASSNFRGRRDGRQTQGEDSSSGEVSPTEVTDRPSTQPPPPPPSPTSTAPLHRPVKQSPAHSGKEEAQAGGNEVGDSGPPFPSFIDTELPEHLKKYLPQKPAKPVPSVRQQQDQPEVIGNMVTPVLGDETDQGVKPDLVLPGAASPTFPGAFPGAFPVSPSATRPTFPEFKKAQFKKRTAKGFHKRPGKMVLYDEGRFSGQAYEIHRDVTDATSLELSPLVSVKVVRGCWVLYEKPDFQGRPIALEEGGIELTNVWAEEADPEGQTAMQIGSIRLAVRDYGVPRIDLFTEPEGHGRVTPYYDDAMETGAFGVPLSTASVQVHSGVWLLFSDPGFQGMLAVLETGEYPFPDTWGFPSPFVGSLRPLKMGGLKVEHPSEVKAVVYEKPGFEGSGLEIDGDVLCFSESEGGLSADVAKLDPEKLGSVGSIKIMRGLWVGYSEPGFEGQQHILEEGEYLDCSDWGGSDLVSLRPILSDFLSPHLKMFSDRDFGERGVHIDVTVPVISMNDTGYGVKTQSVDVIGGSWVVFEEPGFCGESYILEKGLYGSPEDWGALQPRVASAMPVVLVDFENTVKFKVQLFSEPEFQGSALTLQDGAASLQDGFSVGSCKVLAGGWLAFEERDFAGRMYVLEEGSYSDLRAMGCTLTGASVRSLQTVGFEFSLPAITLFERSSLRGKRIIVTDGTVNLQLAGGCSRVQSLLVEGGIWVLYEGINYRGAQVLLRPGAVPDWHKVSGWRTIGSLRPLLQKQVHFRLRNRQTGLVMSVTGDLDDIKLLRIQEGEETGGLEQIWFYQDGHLHCKLLEDCCLSPSSSVTVAGARVGLDPEPGNHLHRWSITPEGVIGYTPTPGLVLEVKGGHNYDKNLVILNALDPKRGKQQWDVEVV, encoded by the exons AGGCCCAACAGGGGAGGAGTTTGTTTGGAGCAgatcagagagaggagagagaaaggagagggaggaaagcaGCCATGGTATGTCAGAGAGCGGGACTCCAGAGAAAAATACCAGTCATCTGACACATCCGTCTTCCTCATCGGAGCAGGGCGTGGCGTGTGACTTGTCCCAGACTCAGGCCCAGACAGGCAGGAAGCTCCATGTGTACCTGGAGGAGACCAGCGTGATTCAGTGCGGCCAAGAAGTCCACGTCGGACAGCAAGTCGTCCACACGACGGTCACAAAAAGCTTAGAGATCCCCCGCAAGTCGCCATCGGGTCTTGATTCGACAGCGTGCCCGGGGTCATCAAGTGAAGACAAGAAAAGGATCAATGTGAATCCTGTCTTTGGGACGGAAAGCAAAAGCTCGCAGTTTGAATCTGCTAAGGagcagacgggtggagacagcATGGGGCGTAAAAACGGCAGAAAAAAAGCCCGGAAGAACCCTCAGGGAGACGGGAACAGAGGGCTTCCCAAAGCCAAACCTGTCCCGGACGGTTTCCCTCCATCAGACAATTCACTGAGCGGCACTGAGGCCAAAAGTCCAAAGACTGTTAAAGGAGAGTCTCCATTAAACTCCTCCTCCAAGCGCAGCTCCGCCTCCGAGCTCTCACCTGAACGACAAGAGGGAAAGACTTCCTGCCTCGATGCAGCAAAGCCGCGGGGCAAGTTCCAGGACACAGGTCCAGTCAGAGCAGCCTCACTGGAATGTGCGGTGGACGGGCCGGCAAACATGGAGGACGAGGACAGTTTTCACCAGGCGGAGGACAAGGCAGCGGCGCCGGAGTCCAAACGCAGGAGTATTAAAGTTTCTAGAAGTGAGGTGAAGCTTTTTACTAAAACAAAGCCGGTCCCAGAAGGAGGCAAGCGAGACGCTAACACGAAATCCCTGACGAAGGCTAAAGAGCCCCCGACGGAGCCCGAGGCAAG ACCACGTGACTCGAGGACAAGGACAGAGGATCTTAAACCGGAGACGGGACGAATCACCGATAAAATCAGACTCTTTGAGCGGTCCAGCAAGCAGCAGACTTTCCAAATGCCGAGGAGCGTGGACGCGTCTCCAGTGAGGAAAGTCACGGACAGGCTGAAAGCGGATTTCATGTTTCCAGAGCAAAGGTCAAAATCAGCCGAACGCTATGACAAAGCCAGGTCCAACTCATCGTCACCCGGGAGGGCGCAGCCACTCACAATCAAGGAACGGACGAGGAACTTCATAGAGTCGGGTAGAACAGACACGAGGACAGCGCCTCCTCCAAAAGCAGCCACGACAGGAACGTCCCAAGAACGTCCCGTATTTACTTCAAAGTCACAAAGAGCGAACAATCGGGGGAAACCTGCCaacagagaggagacagaatCCAAGACGGCGTCTGAGGCAACGCCAGAACCAGAAGAGCGAGATGCCGCTCCATCAGGAAGAAAGACTTCAGAGTCTGATGAGAAAGCAAAAGACGTAGCCGCCTCCCAAACGGCAGCGAAGGGTCAGGAAACGACCCGGATCGAGGCGCACGTTCTCGATAAAGGGTCGGATCCTTCCGTAGAACCGACCAGCAGCATTAGCCAGCAGTCCAAAGCCCATAGCCGACCGGGTTCCCGCtctaaaagaagaaagagttgtGAACCAAACAGTGAAACCGAGCCGGATCAGTCAGCAGGTCGACCAGCAGCAGCGCCTGCTAGACGACGGGGCGACGGCATCAAGGAAACCGCCTCCGCCCCCAAACGCACAGACGATGAAGCCAAGGGGTCTTCACCAGAGCAGCCTTCAGCTTCTGGCGAGGAGAAAACATCTCAAACGGAACTCAAAGCGTTTGATCAACAGTCGGAAGCTTCGGTTTCAAAGCCGGAGCCTGGAGGGCTGGTCGGCGAAGACGAGCCCGATACGAAGGTTCCACACATTTTACCCCCAACGGGGGGAGACGGCCTATTCTCTCTGGAGAGGGGACAGGTCAACAGCGAGACGGAGAAACGccagcctcttcctcctcctcctcctcctaatgAGGAGCAGGAGTCCCCTATTAGACATCCCACATTAGGAACAgaattcaaaagtgaaaataaaataatggcaCCCAATAAAAGTGGCCAAACGGAGCCGCCCCGCCCCAAGGAGACAGAACTGATGAGTCAGGCGGACAGTAAAGCTGTGGACAAGGGCAAAACAAATCAATCGGCCATGAAGGGAAAAGAGAAACCACAGCAGCTCCAGCCTTCAGATACAATTATCCCGGTTCCCGATGGAGAACAAGTTGCATCCGGGACAGAGGGGGGTGTTGGGGGGGTGgatgaaagacaagaaaagTCACGGCTGGTCACAGATAAAGGAAAACCGCAAACCAGCCCAACAGGACTGGCATCCGAGTTCTCTGAAAGGACGTCATCACGCCTCCCTCCCGAGACGGCGAGGGAGGAACAGAGGAGGACCAGGGGTGATGAAGAACCTCTGATTGGAAGGACGGCGGTGGTTCGAGCAGAAACGCAGACCGAGTCCGTCTCTGTGGAAAAATCTGCTCATGCCCCAGATGAGTCACGCACAGGCGGAGCTAATGGAGCAAACGCTGCAGCCGAGGGACCGGCTACCAACGGAGCTCCGGCACCGCTAGACAAAAAGCCCGTTGGCTCGTCTGAGAAAGAACTAGGGCTTCAAAAGCCCACCTCAGTTTCCGCTTCTCAATCTGTGTGCAGCGACAGAGCGCTGAAAGATGATGAGCGAAAGACTTCAGCTCCTTCAGAAGTAACAATCTCGGGAGAGACGGCGGAAGCCGCTTTTGTGGAGGCATCAAAAGATCTCCAGAGCGCAGATGATACCGCTTCAGTCAACGCCGCGGGAACAGCGGGACGGCGGCCTGCTGATGGCGCCGCTGTTGAGAAGACGGATGAGACAACACAACGTTCACCAATAAAAGAAGAGTCATTGGTCAGGAACGGCGCGCTCTTTCCACGCCCTGACCTCCAGACAGTCACCAAACGACCGCCCAAGAGTCAAACTCCCAGAGCGCCGGCTTCCCCGGAGGCCGAGAAGCTCTTCGCCGACTCTATCCAACTTTCATCCATGAAGTGGGGGCTCGGCAAAGACGATTCGGCAACCCAAGACGTCCCCTCCAGCTGGCTGGATCTGGACTTTCCCAAACAGAAGCTAAAAGTCTCCGCGCCGAAGCTGAGCTCTTCCGGAAGCGAGAGTAATCTCCTGGACACTTCGGGCGAGCTAGATGACGAGGATTTCGTTGAGAAGATCAAGAAACTCTGCGCCCCGTTTTCCCTCCCGCCCCGCAAGCATTACCCGCTCCGGCCGCCGCAGCCGCCATTCGTGATGCCCGCCATCAAGGAGGATCGTTTTGAGAAGACCTTTGATCCGGAGGAGTTTATGTTTGGCTTAAGGAAGAAGAATAAATTCTCCATAGACTCCACGCCGAGCCAGTTAGCCAAGCTTCAGAACAGTCAGGCTAAATCCGGCTTGAAGCCCGCCAGGGCTAGTTTGGCGGACCGGAGCATCCTGCTCAGCAGCCTTGACTTTCACTCTCGCCTcaaggacaaagacgaggacggagtcaaggaggagaaagaacaAGTCAAGGTGAAGTCTCGCCTGGAGGGGAGCTGTGTCCTCAGCAGCCTAGCCTCCTCCAACTTCAGGGGGAGGAGGGACGGGCGTCAAACGCAGGGAGAAGACAGCAGCTCCGGGGAGGTGTCACCGACAGAAGTCACCGACAGACCTTcaacccagccacccccacccccacccagccCCACCTCCACAGCCCCACTCCACAGACCGGTCAAGCAAAGCCCGGCCCACAGCGGCAAGGAGGAAGCCCAGGCCGGAGGGAATGAGGtcggtgactcagggcctccgTTTCCCTCCTTTATTGACACGGAGCTGCCGGAACACTTAAAGAAGTACCTCCCCCAAAAACCAGCAAAACCAGTGCCGAGCGTACGACAGCAACAAGACCAGCCCGAG GTCATTGGAAACATGGTGACTCCAGTTCTTGGCGATGAAACGGACCAGGGCGTGAAACCAGATCTGGTGCTTCCTGGAGCTGCGTCTCCAACCTTTCCTGGAGCCTTTCCTGGAGCTTTTCCTGTGTCTCCGTCGGCAACACGACCGACATTCCCCGAGTTTAAGAAGGCTCAGTTTAAG AAAAGAACTGCCAAGGGATTCCACAAGCGTCCTGGAAAG atggTGCTCTACGACGAAGGCCGGTTCAGCGGCCAGGCGTACGAGATTCACCGGGACGTAACCGACGCCACTTCTCTGGAGCTCTCGCCTCTCGTGTCCGTGAAGGTCGTCAGAGGATG ctgggtgCTGTACGAGAAGCCCGACTTCCAGGGACGCCCCATCGCTCTGGAGGAGGGCGGGATCGAGTTGACTAACGTGTGGGCAGAGGAGGCGGATCCAGAAGGGCAGACGGCGATGCAGATCGGCTCCATTCGGCTGGCTGTGAGG GATTACGGCGTCCCCCGGATCGATCTGTTCACTGAACCCGAGGGCCACGGCAGAGTCACGCCGTACTACGACGACGCCATGGAGACCGGCGCGTTCGGCGTCCCGCTGAGCACCGCTTCCGTCCAGGTGCACTCTGGGGT gTGGCTGCTGTTCAGCGATCCGGGGTTCCAGGGAATGCTGGCCGTCCTGGAGACAGGAGAGTACCCGTTCCCCGACACCTGGGGCTTCCCGTCGCCGTTTGTCGGATCCCTCAGGCCGCTAAAGATG GGCGGACTGAAGGTGGAGCATCCCAGCGAAGTCAAG GCCGTCGTCTACGAGAAGCCCGGCTTCGAGGGCTCCGGTTTGGAGATCGACGGCGACGTTCTCTGCTTTTCCGAAAGCGAAGGCGGCCTTTCTGCCGACGTGGCGAAACTGGACCCCGAGAAGCTCGGTTCTGTGGGCTCTATAAAGATCATGAGAGGACT GTGGGTGGGGTACAGCGAGCCGGGCTTCGAGGGGCAGCAGCACATCCTGGAGGAAGGGGAGTACCTGGACTGCAGCGACTGGGGCGGCTCGGATCTGGTGTCGCTACGACCCATCCTGTCT GATTTCCTGTCTCCGCACCTCAAAATGTTCAGCGACAGAGATTTCGGCGAGCGGGGCGTCCACATCGACGTCACGGTGCCCGTTATTAGCATGAACGACACGGGCTACGGCGTGAAGACGCAGTCGGTCGACGTCATCGGAGGGAG CTGGGTCGTGTTCGAGGAGCCGGGCTTCTGCGGCGAGTCCTACATCCTGGAGAAGGGCCTGTATGGAAGCCCGGAGGACTGGGGGGCGCTGCAGCCCAGGGTTGCCTCGGCGATGCCCGTCGTGCTG GTTGATTTTGAGAACACGGTCAAGTTTAAG GTGCAGCTTTTCTCTGAGCCGGAGTTTCAAGGTTCTGCCTTGACCCTGCAGGACGGAGCGGCCTCCCTGCAGGACGGTTTCTCCGTGGGCTCCTGCAAGGTTCTGGCTGGCGG TTGGCTGGCGTTCGAGGAGCGGGACTTCGCCGGCAGGATGTACGTGTTGGAAGAGGGGAGCTACTCGGACCTGCGGGCGATGGGCTGCACGCTCACCGGAGCCTCCGTCCGGTCCCTACAGACCGTTGGCTTT GAGTTCTCTCTTCCCGCCATCACGCTGTTCGAGCGGAGCAGCCTGAGGGGGAAGAGGATTATCGTGACCGACGGGACGGTGAACCTCCAGCTGGCCGGAGGCTGCAGCCGAGTCCAGTCGCTGCTGGTGGAGGGAGGCAT CTGGGTCTTATACGAGGGGATCAACTACCGGGGAGCCCAGGTTCTGTTGAGACCCGGCGCGGTGCCGGACTGGCACAAAGTGAGCGGCTGGCGGACGATCGGATCCCTCCGCCCGCTGTTACAG AAGCAAGTGCATTTCCGTTTAAGGAACAGACAGACCGGGCTCGTGATGTCAGTGACGGGCGATCTGGATGACATCAAACTGCTGAGGATCCAGGAGGGCGAGGAGACCGGCGGACTGGAGCAGATCTGGTTCTACCAGGATGGACATCTCCACTGCAAG ctgctggaggattGTTGCTTGAGCCCCAGCAGCAGCGTGACCGTCGCCGGAGCCCGCGTGGGCCTCGACCCCGAGCCCGGCAACCACCTCCACCGCTGGAGCATCACCCCCGAGGGCGTCATTGGCTACACGCCCACCCCCGGCCTGGTCCTGGAAGTCAAAG gcggcCATAACTACGACAAAAACCTGGTGATCCTGAACGCACTCGACCCAAAGAGAGGGAAACAGCAGTGGGACGTGGAGGTTGTATGA
- the LOC137909659 gene encoding reticulon-4-interacting protein 1 homolog, mitochondrial-like — MSAWVISQYGTNEVLKYTEDMASPAVSCPDELLVKVHAASLNPLDVSMRGGYGAKLLKLRRDPMSAMDADGEFPVILGRDVSGVVLDCGSAVTHFAPGDEVWAAVPPWKQGSLAEFVTLSEYEVSHKPKLLTHAEAASVPYVASTSLSALVNAGGLCRDSSSNKRVLIIGGSGGVGTFSIQLLKAWGAHVTVTCSQNAEALVRGLGADEVVDHAAGGEAQQLEAMGKFDVVLDGVGGDTEEWALGVLKPWSGAKYATLVTPFLFNTDSMGLLQGTLRAGRTLQCKAVQNMMANGLFYRVMQQVIFHPVGDGPDGKPSKPPASLRWWQRLKKCKSSPADTPAPTSEGTKRRWWRRRTKPPPADTLVEAAETPVEAADTPAEAAETPGTKPELNAATRTSQRWWWWERKRDREQRRRRPKRPPAETPAEAAETPAPILEGTKPELTPAPPRRRRRRSKRPPAETLAELPETQAEPAETPAEAAETPAEAAETPAPILEILPVVEAQFPFSQVPQAFQKLEAGHARGKMVVRVAAELVALEEEAAHHTAEQK; from the exons ATGTCGGCCTGGGTCATCAGCCAGTACGGCACCAACGAGGTGCTGAAGTACACCGAAGACATGGCCTCTCCCGCGGTCAGCTGCCCCGACGAGCTGCTGGTTAAAGTCCACGCGGCGAGCCTGAACCCTCTCGACGTGTCCATGAGGG GTGGTTATGGAGCCAAACTGCTGAAGTTAAGAAGGGATCCGATGTCGGCGATGGATGCGGACGGCGAGTTTCCTGTGATTCTGGGCCGTGACGTGTCCGGCGTGGTGCTGGACTGCGGATCTGCCGTTACACACTTCGCTCCGGGCGATGAG GTGTGGGCCGCCGTTCCGCCGTGGAAGCAGGGAAGTCTGGCAGAATTTGTGACTCTATCGGAGTACGAG GTTTCCCACAAGCCCAAGCTCCTGACGCACGCCGAGGCGGCGTCCGTCCCTTACGTCGCCAGCACGTCTCTGTCTGCGCTCGTCAACGCCGGTGGACTCTGCAGAGACAGCTCCTCAAATAAAAG AGTTCTGATCATCGGCGGCTCGGGGGGCGTCGGCACGTTCTCGATTCAG CTGTTGAAGGCGTGGGGCGCCCACGTCACGGTGACCTGCTCTCAGAACGCCGAAGCGCTGGTCCGGGGGCTGGGGGCCGACGAGGTGGTCGACCACGCGGCGGGGGGCGAggcgcagcagctggaggcgATGGGGAA GTTCGACGTGGTTCTGGACGGCGTGGGCGGGGACACGGAGGAGTGGGCGTTGGGCGTGCTGAAGCCCTGGTCCGGAGCGAAGTACGCCACGCTGGTCACGCCTTTCCTTTTCAACACGGATTCCATGGGTCTGCTGCAGGGGACGCTCCGGGCGGGACGGACCCTGCAGTGCAAGGCCGTTCAG AACATGATGGCGAATGGACTCTTCTACCG TGTAATGCAGCAGGTGATTTTCCACCCTGTGGGCGACGGCCCGGATGGCAAGCCATCGAAACCCCCGGCTTCCCTGCGCTGGTGGCAGCGGCTGAAGAAATGCAAGAGCTCTCctgctgacaccccggctcccaccTCAGAG gggaccaagcggcggtggtggcggcggcgaacGAAGCCCCCTCCCGCCGACAccctggttgaggccgccgagaccccggttgaggccgccgacacaccggctgaggccgccgagaccccg gggaccaagccggagctgaaTGCAGCAACTCGGACTTCccagcggtggtggtggtgggagcgGAAGCGGGAccgggagcagcggcggcggcgaccaaAGCGCCCTCCCGCCGAGACACCCgctgaggctgccgagaccccggctcccatcttagag gggaccaagccggagctgactccggctccaccgcggcggcggcggcggcgatcaAAGCGCCCTCCCGCGGAGACCCTGGCTGAGCTCCCCGAAACCCAGGCCGAGCCCGCtgagaccccggctgaggccgccgagaccccggctgaggccgccgagaccccggctcccatcttagag ATCCTGCCGGTGGTGGAGGCCCAGTTTCCGTTCAGCCAGGTGCCCCAGGCTTTCCAGAAGTTGGAGGCGGGCCACGCCAGAGGGAAGATGGTGGTCAGGGTGGCGGCGGAGTTGGTCgctttggaggaggaggcggcgcatCACACCGCGGAGCAGAAGTAG